One genomic region from Amblyraja radiata isolate CabotCenter1 chromosome 17, sAmbRad1.1.pri, whole genome shotgun sequence encodes:
- the gstp1 gene encoding glutathione S-transferase P isoform X1 — MPGYTITYFPVRGRCSAMRMLLADQGEAWSEEIVTSENWLGMKDSCVFGQLPKFQDGDFVLFQSNAVLRYLGRKYGLYGNNLKESAMIDMFNDGVEDLRLKYVILIYKDYETGKDKFVKSLPDELKWFEKILENNNKGQKFIHGDQISFADYNLVDLLGNLEILAPGCLKKTPLIAAYNERVKSRPNLQAYLQSDAHRKLPINGNGKQ; from the exons A TGCCAGGATACACAATCACATATTTTCCTGTGAGAG gGAGATGTTCGGCTATGCGAATGCTTCTGGCTGATCAAGGAGAGGCGTGGAGCGAAGAAATTGTGACCTCGGAGAATTGGCTTGGAATGAAGGATTCTTGT GTCTTTGGGCAACTTCCAAAATTTCAAGATGGAGATTTTGTTCTCTTCCAATCCAACGCCGTCTTACGATATCTTGGCCGCAAGTACG GATTATACGGGAACAATTTGAAGGAATCGGCAATGATCGACATGTTTAATGATGGAGTTGAAGATCTTCGATTAAAATACGTCATTCTGATCTATAAAGATTAC GAGACTGGAAAGGACAAGTTTGTAAAAAGCCTTCCAGACGAGTTGAAATGGTTTGAGAAGATTTTGGAAAATAACAATAAGGGGCAAAAATTTATACACGGTGACCAG atttccTTTGCAGATTACAACCTTGTTGACCTtttgggcaatctggagattttgGCACCTGGATGTCTGAAAAAAACGCCTTTAATTGCCGCCTATAACGAGAGGGTAAAATCTCGCCCGAATCTGCAAGCTTATTTACAGAGCGATGCTCATCGTAAACTCCCTATCAATGGAAACGGCAAACAGTAA
- the gstp1 gene encoding glutathione S-transferase P isoform X2: protein MPGYTITYFPVRGRCSAMRMLLADQGEAWSEEIVTSENWLGMKDSCVFGQLPKFQDGDFVLFQSNAVLRYLGRKYGLYGNNLKESAMIDMFNDGVEDLRLKYVILIYKDYETGKDKFVKSLPDELKWFEKILENNNKGQKFIHGDQISFADYNLVDLLGNLEILAPGCLKKTPLIAAYNERVKSRPNLQAYLQSDAHRKLPINGNGKQ from the exons TGCCAGGATACACAATCACATATTTTCCTGTGAGAG gGAGATGTTCGGCTATGCGAATGCTTCTGGCTGATCAAGGAGAGGCGTGGAGCGAAGAAATTGTGACCTCGGAGAATTGGCTTGGAATGAAGGATTCTTGT GTCTTTGGGCAACTTCCAAAATTTCAAGATGGAGATTTTGTTCTCTTCCAATCCAACGCCGTCTTACGATATCTTGGCCGCAAGTACG GATTATACGGGAACAATTTGAAGGAATCGGCAATGATCGACATGTTTAATGATGGAGTTGAAGATCTTCGATTAAAATACGTCATTCTGATCTATAAAGATTAC GAGACTGGAAAGGACAAGTTTGTAAAAAGCCTTCCAGACGAGTTGAAATGGTTTGAGAAGATTTTGGAAAATAACAATAAGGGGCAAAAATTTATACACGGTGACCAG atttccTTTGCAGATTACAACCTTGTTGACCTtttgggcaatctggagattttgGCACCTGGATGTCTGAAAAAAACGCCTTTAATTGCCGCCTATAACGAGAGGGTAAAATCTCGCCCGAATCTGCAAGCTTATTTACAGAGCGATGCTCATCGTAAACTCCCTATCAATGGAAACGGCAAACAGTAA